The following nucleotide sequence is from Candidatus Kaelpia aquatica.
TATAGGCATTACCGACATCAAAAAGAAACTCTTCTTTTGAACTATCTAAATCACGTATTCTTTTAACAGATGCAAACTCTGCCTCAACCCCGAAATAATTAACACCATCTTCATAATAAAACAATTCTCTCCATAAAAGGCTCTCTAGCTCTTGGAGCTGATCTAGTATATTTAGTTGCAACTTACATAACTCTATTAAGCTAGAGTAACTCTGGAATAATGCCTGACCATAAGCATGCCAACTATAAGGCAGATCAAAAAGATGCCCTATGCCTTTTAAATCAGAGGATAATTCACCTTCTGTATTATTAACAACTGGAATAGAATTACCTAATTCATACTCAAAAAGTTTACGTGAATCTATGAATAAAGAATCATTAAAATCAAAAGGAACATCATCAAGAGGGTCATCGTCATTAAACCACCTCTCTGTTACATATCCTTTACTCAGGTAAAAAATAACAGACAACTCTTTTGTTTTTTTAGGCCCCATTTCGCCCGGATAATATAATTTTCTATTTAACTCTATAGAAGAGAGTCCTGTTGAATCAAAAACCAGAGTAAATTCTCTTAAATCATCCGAAAATCTGCCTAGCTCTACCTTGATCACTCCTTCTAAAGTATCGTAATCTGTAAAGGTTTGCGTATCTCTCATTATCTTAACCGGAAATAATGCCTCTCTCTCTGAAAAATCCTCTTCATAGGGAGGAAAATAGTACTCTCTCTCAGGTGTAAAGTAGAAGAATATCTCTCTTAGCATATCTTCAAAATGGCCCCCTTCTTCTAAGTCCATCTGGGTAAGGGATATTTGAATTAAGTCTTCAAACAACCTTCTGCATGTTACTTCGTCTATCTCAACCCACTCATCATAGGGTAGGCCTTCTACATATTCTAATATATCAAGTGGTTCTAGCTCTTCTTCCCAACTCCAGGTAATAGCATTATCTGCTAAATCAGATGCAACATCTGTGGTACCTGACAAACTAACTGAGATCATAGTTCCAGAATCATCTTCTGTTCTAACTCTATTTTGAGGTAAATCTAAATTTGGCAGGGATGCAACAATAAATGGTGCATCTACAGCAAATATACTACTACTAAATAATAAAACCCCCGCAAGAACCAAAGACAAAACTCTCATTACGCCTCCTAAATCTCCTCTATACATATATCTCATATATAAGCTGGTCTGTCAAATATTTTTACATACTTTATAAAGTCGCCCCCATGATATTAACCTCTTGATTTTAATAGCTTAACGAAAGAGTCTTTTAAATAAAAGAAATATGGGCAAGATCAATATCCCAACAACAAACCCGCCGATATGGGCAAACCAGGCAACACCTGAGATATTAGACTCAGCAGCTAATGATGAGAACCCATAGAAAAACTGAAATATAAACCAGAGCCCTATAAATACATAGGCCGGCATCTTTACTACCTGCCAGAATATAAAAATAGGTATCAGGGTAACAATACGTGTTGCAGGATAGAGAATAAGATAGGCTGCTAAGATACCTGATATCGCACCTGATGCCCCTATTGTAGGCATAGCGGACGTGGGGTGAATCGCTGCATGAATAAGCCCTGCACCTACTCCTGATATTATATAGAAATAGGTAAAGCCCATATGGCCTAAGAGGTCCTCTATTTTATTACCAAAGACCCAGAGATATAACATGTTAGACAGAAAGTGAATCCAACCAGCATGAAGAAACATATAGGTAAAGAGGGTGAGGTAAAACTTAGGATCTTGAGAAAAGAATATCTTTACTGGAATAAGAGAGAGTGTATCTCTTAAATAAATATAGCTTGAATGTTGGCGCTGGCATAAAAATACAACCCCGTTAAGCACAATAAGTATTATCGTTATAAGGGGAAAATTGCGGGTTGGAATCTCATCTCTTAGCGGAATCATGGATTTAGTATATCATCTAATAGCACTTTGAGAAACCAGAGTTTATCTATCTTGACTATCAAGTAATATCGTAACAGGACCGTAATTAACCAGTTCTATATTCATATCAGCCCCAAAGACCCCTATCTTCACTTCTACTCCTTGGGACCTTAGGCAATTATTAAATTTAATGAACAGCTCTTCTGCTTTCTCCGGCTTAAGAGCTTTATCAAAAGAAGGCCTACGGCCTTTCTTGCAATCTGCATATAGAGTAAACTGAGATACTAAGAGTACTTCACCTTTAATATCCAGTAAAGATTTGTTAAGCTTGGCTTCACTATCTTCAAATATTCTTAAGTTAGCAATCTTTGCTGCCAGCCAATCAATATCACTATCAGTATCCCCTTCACCTATTCCGAGTAAGACAAATAAGCCTTTACCTATCTCTGATATAATCTTATCTTTTACCAATAGCTTCCCATATTTAACTCTCTGTAAGACTACTCTCATCTATTCTCCTTCTTTAACTCTTCTATCCGCCTTGAGAAAAAACCACCTGTATAGGCATCAAGGGCTGCGGTTAACTCCTCAATATACATCTCCTTCTTTATTCTATCAATATTCTCCTGCGGAGGGTTGTTTATTAAATCGATCTTTGCGCTCTTTCTTTCAAAGTACAACCTGTTTACTTCGTTTAAAATATCCAGCCTTAACTGGGTATTCAAGCGCGAGCGGGTATCGATATCGTCTTGATAATGGTTCCAGATTAAATCTTCTAAATCCCAGGTTAAATCAACACTCCAGTCTCTAGGGCCAACGTGGGACTGCCCTCCACTGCTATAGGTACCATATATTGTTTTATCATATCCAAGACCAAGTTGAGGCATAAGCGCACGGTATTTTAAAGACTTTCTCCAGGCTTTTATCTTCTCAGGATTAACATCATTATAATCTAAGGATGCCTGCTGGATCTCTAGAGCACTGGGTTCAAAAGAGAAAAGACTCTTATAACCTCGCTCTAGGAACTCCCGGCCATCCTCTCCCTCTTCAAATAATCCTAAAGAAGTCGCAAGGTAGAGCTTGCCCTTCCTATCCATTGTGAGCATGTTAATGCTCTCTGTAGGCAACCCCTCATAAACCTTGATAGCCTTCTTTCTTCCCAAATAAACTTTAAAGAATCCCTTATCAGTTCCAAGATAGATAAGGTCTCCTGAGCTATCATCCTGAAGTATAGAATTAATCGCTATACTGCCCAAGCCTTGAATGTAGGCTTTTTGAAAACTAGAGCCATAATCGCTGGATATAAATAGACCTGCAGCTGTACCAAGGTAGATAACGCTAGAATCTTTACTGCTAACAGCTACAACTCTTGGAACATAGGATAGGCCTTCTTCTACCTCTTCCACTTCTTCTATCTCTATACTCTTATCCCTTCCTGGAATTGTAAAAGTCCTCTGGAACCTGCGAAAATCCTCGCTTCTATAAATACCTAGATCTGTTGCTAGATAGAGGTAGGGCTTCATATAGTCTATCCAGTAAATCTCTATATTACGAGGAAGGGCAGCAGCTTTTTGAAAGTCAGAGATACCATCTTCACCCAGATATAGCCCCGAAGATGTTCCCAGCAAGAGCTTATTGCCCTTTCTCTTAAAAGAGAGGCATCTTATATCTTTGCCCTGACCGCGAAAAAGATAATCAAACCTCCCTGAGTCTCTTGTTGATAGCAGTCCTAAGTCAGTCACAACATATAAAAGCTTATGATCTAAGGGGTCTGGATAGACAAAGTTTATTTCACCTTCCTGAGTTTTATAGATAAATTTCCACTCTCTGTTCTCCAGCTTGTATAGAGAGTCTTTTGAAGCAAGATATAAGATATTATTATCTAGAGGATGGGCTATAACAAGCTTGCAGTCTACTTCGGTTAAACCTTTGATTCTAGTGAACTCCGCCCAAGAGGTGAAAGAAAAAACCAAAACGAGAACTGATAATAAGTATCTCATTTAAACCTCCTTTATCTTTAAGTTTTTCTCTTAAGTTCCTTATATTTAATTAAGCTTAAAAACTGATAAAGGGATGCAAAATAGGCCAACACAAAACCATAGAAACCATCTTTAAAACCCTGCTTCCTAAAATAACTCCTCAAAAATCTATCGATACTTCTTCTTAAGAATCTGGAGCTCTTTATCTCTTTACCTTGGTCAACCCACTTCTGAACCTCAAGGGTTGTCTGATTGTTTAACTTGTTTATAAAATCTGTAATATCGCGGTAAGAGTAATGTATGATATCTGATTTTAAGGGAGCCGTATCACCATCTACAAAGGCTATTGGATGGACATGCGACTCTTCCCATTTGAATCTATCTTTGAAGAACATCTTAAGTTGGGGTGAAGGATACCAGCCGCCGTATTTAACCCAATAGCTGCCGATATAATTACGCCTCGGTATTGAACATGCTACAGCCTGAGGTGAAGACTTCAAGAACTCTTCTATCTCTTGTTTTAATTCCTCTGTAACTCTCTCATCAGCATCAAGGCTTAAGACCCATTCATTTTTGGCTTGCTGGTAGGCCCAATTTCTATGCCTGCCCTCGATATCCATCTTACGAACCAAGATCTTATCTGTATATTCTGAGGCCATATCTCTTGTTCTATCGCTGCTGTTATCATCAACAATGACAATCTCATCTGCCCAGCCTCTAACAGATTCGATACATTCTTTGATATTTTTCTCTTCATTCTTTGTAATAATTACTACAGATAAAGCAATCATAGTATCTCCTTATTGTTTAATTAGATAAAATCATATCTTTAAATATACGCTTTGTCAAAAAACTTATCACCCTTTGGTTAAATTTAAAAAAGCCTCTTGGATCTAAACCCATGGTTCAAGCTCTCACCGTGAAGCAATACTACAAAGAGAGTCGGAGGAAAGAATATAGTATATTTTTAAATCTAGGCTTGGTTCGAGATCTTATCCCTGCAGTTTAAGTCTATTCTTTTACTAAATTAATCTCTGCAAGCTCAAATCCATCTTTACACCCTTGATCATAGTAAGGCATAAAGAATAAATTATACTTACATTTAGGCGTGTTGTCGTTCTTATCAAAATCGTTAACCGCTATCGAGAAGCCTATTTTTAACCCTGGCTCAGGCTCAATACCTAAAATTTCAAAAGGTATTGCAATCTCAAGAATATATCCCGACTCTATAATCTTAGACTCCAGTCTTATCTCTTCAAATATTTTGTCCTGGAACCAGGCATAATGCAAAGGTCTTTTTCTGTCACTAGAGGGTGCAAAGCCAAGCTGAAACTGTTTTTCATTGCCCCAGCGAAGATTCTTATTCTCGGGAGCAATATATATCTCTATGCTATCCTGCTTATAGATTTTATCTGGAATATCCTCTGCAACAACCTCATTATCTGTTACTTCAACCCAGAAATATAGAGACTCTTCATCCCAGCCCAGGCTAAACTTGGCATCCAGATCATCAGGGGATAGCGTGACAG
It contains:
- a CDS encoding rhomboid family intramembrane serine protease; its protein translation is MIPLRDEIPTRNFPLITIILIVLNGVVFLCQRQHSSYIYLRDTLSLIPVKIFFSQDPKFYLTLFTYMFLHAGWIHFLSNMLYLWVFGNKIEDLLGHMGFTYFYIISGVGAGLIHAAIHPTSAMPTIGASGAISGILAAYLILYPATRIVTLIPIFIFWQVVKMPAYVFIGLWFIFQFFYGFSSLAAESNISGVAWFAHIGGFVVGILILPIFLLFKRLFR
- the dtd gene encoding D-aminoacyl-tRNA deacylase, which produces MRVVLQRVKYGKLLVKDKIISEIGKGLFVLLGIGEGDTDSDIDWLAAKIANLRIFEDSEAKLNKSLLDIKGEVLLVSQFTLYADCKKGRRPSFDKALKPEKAEELFIKFNNCLRSQGVEVKIGVFGADMNIELVNYGPVTILLDSQDR
- a CDS encoding glycosyltransferase family 2 protein translates to MIALSVVIITKNEEKNIKECIESVRGWADEIVIVDDNSSDRTRDMASEYTDKILVRKMDIEGRHRNWAYQQAKNEWVLSLDADERVTEELKQEIEEFLKSSPQAVACSIPRRNYIGSYWVKYGGWYPSPQLKMFFKDRFKWEESHVHPIAFVDGDTAPLKSDIIHYSYRDITDFINKLNNQTTLEVQKWVDQGKEIKSSRFLRRSIDRFLRSYFRKQGFKDGFYGFVLAYFASLYQFLSLIKYKELKRKT